In Dermacentor andersoni chromosome 4, qqDerAnde1_hic_scaffold, whole genome shotgun sequence, the following proteins share a genomic window:
- the Tango11 gene encoding transport and Golgi organization protein 11, with protein sequence MSSNPSPAHHRFSGDYDAFYDPDFTAEISNKMRVPHHISVVDRDDYEKDIDTLLGRDKINEQALAMHVPDRILVRGGNQHIEGRDPVPEMRLEKSMEPEPEPILMSTPPRTLTLDMHAYPAVDAEDEAGDNAKSSLRVRRKTTLSKLHNGDVSLFNNSGSVPTTPPGPLCVEDEMLMLKKQIRNVSRRLIIIEQENQQRQQREIVLYSVGVLYFLLKGLMWLGRHW encoded by the exons ATGTCGAGCAACCCGAGCCCAGCCCACCATCGGTTCTCAGGGGACTATGACGCCTTCTATGATCCGGACTTTACAGCAGAAATTAGTAACAAGATGCGTGTTCCACATCACATTAGTGTCGTCGACCGGGATGACTACGAGAAGGACATCGACACGCTGCTCGGCAGGGACAAGATAAACGAGCAGGCACTGGCCATGCATGTGCCCGACCGGATCCTTGTGCGAG GCGGCAACCAGCACATTGAGGGCAGGGACCCGGTGCCAGAGATGCGGCTTGAGAAGTCAATGGAGCCAGAACCGGAGCCCATTCTGATGTCAACACCGCCGCGCACCCTGACCCTCGATATGCACGCCTACCCAGCTGTCGACGCAGAGGATGAGGCAGGGGACAACGCCAAGTCCTCGCTCAGGGTTCGCCGCAAGACGACCCTGAGCAAGCTGCACAATGGTGACGTCAGTCTCTTCAACAACAGTGG GTCGGTGCCAACGACCCCACCGGGCCCGCTGTGCGTGGAAGATGAGATGTTGATGTTGAAGAAGCAGATTCGCAACGTAAGCCGGCGTCTCATCATCATCGAGCAGGAGAACCAACAACGACAGCAGCGCGAGATTGTCCTCTATTCAGTCGGCGTTCTCTACTTCCTCCTCAAGGGACTCATGTGGCTGGGTCGGCATTGGTGA